A window from Hemicordylus capensis ecotype Gifberg chromosome 2, rHemCap1.1.pri, whole genome shotgun sequence encodes these proteins:
- the LOC128342707 gene encoding E3 ubiquitin-protein ligase TRIM7-like: protein MAAPGAVRDLCEEATCSVCLEYFKDPVTIVECGHNFCRACLTQCCGEPDTEAFCPQCRETVQQSKFIPNRQLKSVVEIAKKLSLQGGNKTEGEERVCEKHREPLKLFCKDHESSICVVCDRSKEHENHKVIPLEEAYEEYKDQICSLIKTLRKKEEKMLAYKGDIEKKSQDLLEQTKADKQKTRAEFRQLHQFLEEQEKRLLAQMEELEKEIAIKRDAHLATVSKELSSLASFIQEMEEKRQQPASELLQDVRRTLERCETEKTYDKKNPVAFPPALKWRIWDFSDISAFLEGVMKQFQDTLVSGLPLQKANVILDPDTANPRLIMSEDPKSLTCGEKYQDLPQNPERFDCWPCVLGCEGYSAGRHSWEVAVGGEGDWAVGVASKSVKRKGCFELGPEEGIWAVGKLGGQYRAFTSPKWTPLSLCGALKRVRVSLDCAGPRLTFSDADTAAPLYAFSGASFTRGTVCPFFLVYRNSLLTLSL from the exons ATGGCAGCTCCGGGTGCGGTCAGGGATCTCTGTGAGGAAGCCACTTGCTCCGTCTGTCTGGAGTATTTCAAGGACCCCGTGACCATCGTGGAGTGTGGGCACAATTTCTGCCGAGCCTGCCTGACCCAGTGCTGCGGGGAGCCGGACACAGAGGCTTTCTGCCCTCAGTGTAGAGAAACTGTTCAGCAAAGCAAGTTCATCCCAAATCGGCAACTGAAAAGTGTTGTAGAGATAGCCAAGAAACTCAGTCTTCAGGGAGGAAACAAGACCGAAGGAGAGGAGAGAGTCTGTGAGAAACACCGAGAGCCCCTGAAACTCTTCTGCAAAGACCACGAAAGCTCCATCTGTGTGGTGTGTGATAGATCCAAGGAGCATGAAAACCACAAGGTGATTCCTCTGGAAGAGGCTTACGAAGAGTACAAG GATCAGATCTGCAGCCTTATAAAGACTTTgaggaagaaagaggaaaaaatgCTGGCGTATAAAGGAGACATAGAAAAGAAAAGCCAGGATCTGCTT GAGCaaacaaaagcagacaagcagAAGACGAGGGCTGAGTTCAGACAACTGCACCAGTTTCTGGAGGAGCAAGAGAAACGTTTGCTGGCCCAGATGGAGGAGCTGGAGAAAGAGATTGCGATCAAAAGGGATGCGCACCTGGCCACAGTCTCCAAGGAGCTCTCCTCCTTGGCAAGTTTCATTCAAGAGATGGAGGAGAAACGTCAGCAGCCAGCGAGTGAACTTCTGCAG GATGTTAGAAGGACCTTGGAGAG GTGTGAGACGGAGAAAACATATGACAAGAAGAATCcagtggcttttcctcctgccctgAAGTGGAGGATCTGGGACTTCTCTGACATAAGCGCCTTTCTGGAGGGTGTCATGAAGCAGTTCCAAG ACACTCTGGTATCTGGACTTCCACTGCAGAAAG CAAACGTCATTTTGGATCCAGACACAGCAAATCCCAGGCTCATCATGTCCGAGGATCCTAAAAGCCTGACATGTGGAGAAAAATATCAAGATCTGCCCCAGAATCCTGAGAGATTCGACTGCTGGCCTTGCGTGCTGGGATGTGAGGGATACTCAGCAGGCAGACATTCCTGGGAAGTGGCTGTGGGAGGTGAGGGAGACTGGGCTGTGGGGGTCGCCAGCAAGTCTGTGAAGAGAAAGGGCTGTTTTGAATTAGGTCCTGAGGAAGGGATCTGGGCTGTCGGGAAATTGGGAGGTCAATACAGGGCCTTCACCTCCCCTAAATGGACTCCTCTGTCCCTGTGTGGGGCGTTGAAGAGGGTCCGAGTGTCCCTGGATTGTGCTGGGCCGCGACTGACGTTTTCCGATGCTGATACAGCAGCCCCACTCTACGCTTTCTCAGGAGCCTCCTTCACCAGAGGGaccgtctgccccttctttcttgTGTATAGAAATAGTCTCCTCACCCTCTCCCTCTGA